GTGATCCTTTAACTAACAAACATCTACACACATTGACAACCATCTTCACAGAGAGCCTTTCCTTTGTTTCCATTGTCTTTCCTTCTGAGTGTAATACTGAGTATCTCTATAGAACCAGAAAGTCTTGCTCTTGTCAAGTGTCTTCACATATATCTACACATGCAGCTGATTTCCTTTCAGAAGAGTCTCTATGTAAATAAAAACCTCTTTCAAACAAAATAAGTCAGTTGGGCTACAAGAAAGTGACCAGTCTGTTGTTTGGTCTGAGTTTAGTTTGATCATGTCGGGATAAAACATTTTCCAGAGTGTGATTAATATTCATGCTGTTTTACATGTAAGAATATGCATAAATGTGCAGGAAATTCTGTGTTACAACAATTAAAAGGCCACGCAAACTACTGGAGCCACTTTACCAAGAGTTTCACACACTGAGCTTTGACTTCTTCTCAAAGCACTGAAGCATCTGTTAAGTTAGGCAGCCTGCCAATTCCTTTAGGTGTGTCTTTGTTATGCAAACACAGTTCTTTATGTCAGTGTGATTGACAACTATCATGTGAGGCTCcatagctcagtggttagagcacTGGTCTTGTAAACCAGGGGTCGCGAGTTCGATCCTCGCTGGGGCCTGTTGGGGAAAGTTTTTGAATGTGACCTGTTCTTAAAATTACCCTGAATTGACACAATGTGGTGACTTGGATGGACATGAATCTTCACAGAGAACGTGTGCGCCTCTATCAGCTACCTAGTTCAGTATTCAGGGCTGTCTCAACTGCAAAATCCTACCAGTGCACTGAAACGTTCACTCCCTTAAAAAGTCCCACAATTCACtgtgaaaaccagggagcagTGGTTGAATCTGCCTTGATATGAAAGATTTGAGGTGATTCTCAGGTGTGGATCTTCCTTTTTCTctattataataaaatcatttaGGTGATGCTCTTACTTCATGGTAGATTTCACATTATACGGCAGCTTTCTTACTCTATACAGTAGTTTCTCTATAATGTTTGTGACATCAGAGAGACATCATAGTACATAAAGATAGtctaaaatgttacattttgttcTTCATTAAGGAGCCACTTATGAACAAACGAAATCATTCATTGTCACTTACATGAATGACAGAGCATGAGCAGATGAGGTTcagtagctcagtggttagaaaAATGGTCTTGTAAATCAGTGGTCATGATTTTGGGGTGCAAGatctgttttaaaatgaaaaccaaaGACCACATGCCATCATTTGAAATTAATAAAAGGGCTTTAGGAGACCAGAAAGAACAAAATCAATATGATTATAAAACAAAGACTTTATTCATTGGCCACATTGTGAACTGTTCTAATAAGAAATTGTTACTTTTCTAAAGTGTGTGAGTCCGGTCTCTATTCATCATCTAATTTACATTATGTTACTGGTTATAGTTCACACCAGTATTTGGATCAGTTGAAGTTCTGCTCCTGTGACTGTACAATGCTGCCTTAATATGATTTATTGTCTAATATTGAAGGGTGAGAACAGCCTCTTGGTTAAGGAGTTACAACGTGCATTTGCATTGTATTATATTTGGTTCACATACAGGTACAAATATAGATAATTTCAGACaagttttttttgtgtaaaataaacagtgtaATAATAAAAGTAGATCATTCTAAATAATCCAATGAAAGTCTATGCCTGGAAGAGAGCATCCCTCTTTATTGTGGGGTTCTCTCTCACGGCACAATGCAAGTGGCTTTACGGAGAGCCAGGTATCCGGTCACCACATCTGTGGGCAATTGACGGACGTAGGAAAACTCCTCAGTCGAAGCGAAGCGCAGTTTCGTCTGAGGGTCAGTGTAGTTTGCCTGGGACAAAGATGTTAAAATCATTAGGTGAGCTTAGAGGGTACATCAAGTCAATTAAATTAGTGCcccttaaaaaacaacaacaacaacaacaacaacaacattttacAACAGACTCACCGGCAGACCTGAGATGTCGGAGTACTTTTTAGCAGGTTTCATAGAAGGAGGCGCATCTATGCTGTAgtctgagagagaaaaacaataaagatttaaatattgTCAAAGTAAATCAGCACATTCACTAACACATTTAATATGTAAACAATTATTATTCTGACAGAATTAATCAGATTCAAAGGTGTTTTATTACTTTTGTAAGTGACTCACAGTTAGGATCAGTGATTTTCCAGGGCAGTGCTTTTTCTGCTGCTAAAATCTGCTTTAGATTCTTCCAAGTCCTGTTCTTCTTCCCTGCTGCTGCTCCACCAATACCTGAGTGCTAGTGGAGGAAAAACCTATGAATGTATTGAAATGTTTCACAATACATCTTTTTGTTGTAGAAAAGTCTTACCACAAAGTTAGGGTTTTTAAAAGGCAGACTCTTGGTAACAGTCTCTACATCAACAGCTGTCGTTGGTTTTCCTTCAGAAGTCCCCTCAACTGGGGCAACCTAAGACAAATGCAACACAATCAACGACAAACATTTCATTATTAACTGAAACATCACGTGCAAGCAGTATTCCCGTCATGTTGAAGTCTAGTGCGTTTTCTTTACCTGAGCTTGAGTAGTCGACGATGCAggttgtgtttttttctttttgctgttGTTATTAATTGGTTGTAGTGCGGTGTGGGTCGCAGGACTGATGGCTCGCTTTTTGCTCCGGGCTTGAGCAACTAACGCCGCCGCTGTCTGTGCTTTACTCGCCGAGAGCGTCGCTGGATTCAAATCCCTTGCTTTTGATATTCCCGGTTCGGAAGACGCAGACATTTGTAGTTTTAAGCAACGAACATAACCTGGAATGTTGTAAAAACTCTGTTGAGAGCTCGTTAGCCTTCAGCTAAATCACAACATCCTATTCACCCGGAAGAAATGAGAAAAACATGCAAGGCGTGCGTTGTATTTTTATTCCGTTGCTACAATCGATTGCGGACAATGGTTCCGCTGATGTTATGAGTTGCGAAATAATTATTGTagtacaaatataaaatattattgattattatattaatattccaACTTGTTTTATATTTGTTCTCCTTTTTAGCTAGAGATGGCCTACATTTGTTCACAgcagaatggagaaaaaaaagaataatggATGTTCCAGAGCCTAACATCTCTGTAAAATACTTTGAAATAGGGCCAACACATTGCCTTTTCCCATTCCCAGCAGTTAGCGCTGAAGTAAAGTTTGATTTATTGTTCATGGCAGACTCATTATAAAATACAAGAGGATAATGGCATTTATATTTCAATCACATACGTGTTGCTGGGGGAAATAAATGACTAATTAACTTTGTTAAAAACAGATGTCAGGTAATTATTTCTCCTCTCTCTATAGATTTTGATACAACATCCACCACAGTGGCAATGTCCTTCACGTCTCCCTTGTCTTCATTCTTTCAATGAGAGAGGAAATGCATCAAAAGCATCAAAAATAGATATTTCCCATTACCATTATCAGACTAGTGGTAAATTCAGGATTTTGACTGATGTACAGACAATAAGTCTTAAACATCTATATTTCTTTTCATTAAGGATgtctattcatttttttttttttttttatggcagTCATTGTAtgcattgttgttgttgtttgccaGTGCAGTTCATGGCAATATAATACTTAAAAGCACTTGAATTTGTTGGAAAACCTGTATAGATATATAATAATAGAAGTATTAGGCTACTTTTTTCATGTTATGCCTATTTTACATCAAAAGAAACTTCAAAAGAGGTGAATGTTACCTTTCTTCATTTCATTCCCTCTGTTCTTGTCCTTTCTATCAATGCCATTACTTGTCATTTCACCTTTTCTGCCATCTTAAATGTCAACTTCAGAGTTCACTTCATTCTCTTTTATATGGACCCCTCTGCTTGTTTTGAAGTGAAATATTGTTGGAGACATGAAGAGAAAAATGTGACAGAAATCACCTCATGCAGAGCCACACACTCAGTAAAAAATTATGTTGTCCTTGAGTTTATTCAGCCAGTACTTTTAGCATTCAAACTTCTATTCAGAAAGAAGGCTTTATTCCAGctggatttcttaaaaatgcaataaataataatcCTGCTGTTCCAAaagcaaatgtatttttaaagtattttgtaatttcCATTACCTCAGAAGGTTCATTTTTACCAGCATTACATATATTCATATCATGGTACGCATGGTAGGTTAACAGGATTTTTGTATAACTAACATGCCATTCAAACTCTTTCCTTCTCTATTCTACAGCAGTgattctcaacctttttgagtCAATATTCAAAGACCCCCTCATGTAGGCTGAGATATTTCCGCTGGTACTTTTGCTGCCTTGCAGTGAATAAAACATTCCCACAGTTTATCCTGGTATCCTGTTGACATTGGTCTGCTTGATAATTATCACTATTatcacgcgcacacacacacacacacacacacacacactcctcttCCTTGAAGAAAACAACTAAGATGTTGCAGGCGGCCTCTGATAAGAAGGGACAGAGCTCCTCTTTCCTGCTATAGTGTTGTGTCTGCATCCTCTCTTGGCAGTTGACCTGAATACAGCTGTTTGGTTCACCTCAGTTTAGTCCTGCTGTCGTGTTTTGGCTTTACTATAGCTGAGTAACTGTTTTTATAAAAGGTTGAGAGAGGAATGGGGCAAAGAACGTACTGAACACACTTGACATCTCATTTATATTTCATCAATACGAAGTTGCTACAAGTGGCTGGTGCATGCAATGCATAAATAAACTATAGCTGGAGATTCTGTTGTTGAGGTTCAATTGCAAACAACtatgaatattttatgaatCAAACTTAACTGCAATAAATGAAAGATTCAGCCTTTTACCAGTCATTGTTTAGAATGTCATTCCATCTCAAATACACAATGGAAAACACActggtttgttttgctatcttagtgaggacataggcgtaatggtttttatactgtacaaactgtacattctatccccctacactacccctacccctaaacctacccatcacagaaaacattctgcatttttacatttttaataaaacattgtttagtatgtttttaaagctattttaaatagcatgaaatgtcctcatatttcatgtttacaccgtaataccagtgtaatacccatgacattatataaatttgtgtcctcataaatcacaaaaactcGCACAGAGATgtctactgtgtgtgtgtgtgttcttgttaGTTTATGGAACATAAGAGAGAAGAAACTGAATTTTATTCTAGAAAAACATTAACACTGAAGGTTATGACAAACCAAGTAATTCTCTGGAAGGTTTTTACAGCTGCCAAAGCACAAAGGGCAAAGGTCATTGTTGCTGTTGCCATTTTGTATTTTCTCAAACCAGGAAGtgagtgtttttttcccccaaagtgcaaaaataatccTACTGCAGGATGTCAACATTAGAGAGCAGCTGAGCAGTTTATATTAAAGGAAAAAATGGTGGTAGGTGTAGGATGATGGTGgacattatgtaaaaaaaaatatatatataaagcaattaaaaagtaaatattattTGTGTAAACATGTATTGACCAAAATtctattattttaaaacttttccAACAGTGGAATCATTCTATGACCTGAAAATGTCCTCATGTGTAATACACACCAATGGTCTCAAGGGTTGTGCAACACAACTAGGCATTAACAATGCTAAACTCAAATTAAAAAGGCACTAGTCatataaacatacattaaaagAATGTGCATCCAATCAAACGCTACAGTATTTTGATGTAAATTTACCTGTCACTTGGTAATATACCTAAAACTACTACAATATTTGACCTAGTGTTTTATTAATGTGTTATCACACTTCTGCTGTTGCTCATGCAAAACGTCAAACAATATCTTCAACATTATGCAAAACGAAAGTGTTCATTTTCCTGTCCAGCCTAGGTCATATTAGTCCATTTTGTTGGGCCAGTGCAATTCATAGATCATGAATTTTAACAAATTcgaaacatttgattttaaagcCATTTGATTATTTAGGCAAAAACAGTTATAGCATTTTACTGCAAAACAAAATGTACCTAATTAAATTTACCTGCAGGTATAAATAAAGTAACCTAACCAAATCAATTAACCTTAAACTCCAATAACCCCAAAAGTCACAGTGCAAACCACTAAATTGTCAAAGTGCAAAACAGTCTGGAAgatatatgatgatttattGGTTGGATACAAGACCCACATACTAGAACAGAGGATGGTTACATGGGTTAGCAGAGGAATAAAGCTATACATATCACTCTCACACAGGAACCTCTGCAGATTTTTTCTTCACAAGGACgtttataattaatttagcCAGACGTCAGAAGGTTGTTAATAATATTTCCACTGTCCACCCATGGCTCTCATTCTTTAATGCAACTGATGTCATTAATGCCATTGCATTGACAGTTCTCTTCCGGGTTGACTGAGTGGGCAGGTCTCTTCAGCTGCTCCGTCTCCGTTAGACCGAATAGCGGCGCTCAGTGCTTTCAGCCGGAGCGCAGCGCTCATCCCGCGGACGGAGTGTCCTCGATTCTCGGCCAATTTACACCATAATTACCAGCGAACAGGCCGCCTTGCGCGCACTAAACTAACGGGTTACCATTCCCCTCGAAAAGAGACGGCGGATTTTGAAAAGCGCTGTATTTAGGGCCAGCTTTCCGCTCGACTATGTTTGGGATTAATTTTTGAGGTACTACGATCTGAAGATCACAATTTTTTCAGCGCGTGGAGCCTCAGATCCGCACTGGGACGAAGCGAAGGGTCTCAACGGTCTCTGTTGTCGTCTCGTGCGCTGTCGAAACGAGAAAAGGTAAGTCATTTAATGTGTATATCTAAAATTTAACTCGCATAATTGTCGGGTCACGAGTCCGTTTCTCGGGCTGTTCTGTAGCCCTGTTTTTCTGTTAAGCAGAGAGACAGGAGGACTGTAGAAGAGCAGCGGTGTTTCAATACAGGAATGCGACTTTTGTAGCGTCTGTAACATTTATTGGAAGAAAAGGCatgtatggcaagccgttttaacaAATTTTCCCCTTTAAAACTAATTAGTATGTATGATTATATTACCGGTAGTTATTTTGTAACTTACTAACACGTATCTAATATTGTATATTTTGGAAACACTTTACTGTTAATGTTGTTATCGTTAGTTAATGCATGAATGCATgaaatgagcaatacatttctTAAAGTATTTATTCGTCTTTGTTAATGtaagttattaaaaatacaactaTTCAGTGTTAGTATGTGTTAGCTCAAGtccaataaataatattaattggtGCAACCTATGTATTAATGtgttagtaaatgctgaaattaatattaacaaagcGTTATTAATGCTTTAGaagttttcattgttagttcatgtttactaatgaaaccttattgtaaattgGTTACCTACAGTTCACTAGTAGGCTACTTTTCATGGATTAATGAGAGACGAGTATCTATCCCAGTTGTTAGTAACATTCCTTATGTCACTCTTTGCAATTCATAGTTTTCAGTCACGTGACTGGCACGGAGACCTGGAGGGTAAAATATCCATTGAACTGCAGCTCATGCCTGTCAATTTTCCATCTCAAAAGTAGAAGAACAAAAGGCATGTTTTGTGTACTTGTGATCCACATACAGCAGGTGCTGTAGTATTTCAATCATTATAAACAGCAGGACATTCTAAAATGCGTAATGTGAAAAACACTTAAAGTGCCTTAAacgggttagttcacccaaacatgaaaattctgtcattaatttctcactctcatgtcgttccacacccgtaagacctttgttcatcttcggaacacaaatgaagatgtttttgatgaaatccgatggctcagtgaggcctctattgccagcaatgtcaccatCACCTTTCAActcatttaaaacagttcatgtgagtacagtggttctaccttaatattataaagcgacaaaaatactttttgtgcaccaaaaaaacgaaataacgaaATAACtaatctagtgatgggcgatttcaaaacactgcttcgaagctttacgaatcttttgtttcacagcctgtatcaaactgccaaacagctgaaatcacgtgactttggcgctccaaaccactgattcgatttcGAAtgaaaagattcataaagctccgaagcagcgttttgaaatcggccatcactagatattgttgaaaagtcgttatttcatttttttggcgcacaaaaagtattttcatcactttataatattaaggtagaaccactgtactcacattaactattttaaatatgtttttagtacctttatagaTCTTGAGatgtctcactgagccatcggatttcatcaaaaatatcttaatttgtgttccgaagatgaacgaaggtcttacgggtgacATGAGGGccagtaataaatgacattattttcatttttgggtgaactaacccttaaatgtTCTAAAACAGTGATAAAACAGTGATGAAATTCAGTATACACCTTATTGCTGATGCatactatagaccttatttaccagagaaacaagcgcgccgccatctttataaaattgtctttgaacttccgttttgcggtagctctgtacatttctatggcatcgctgtcaaagaataattagttggttaagtggatttacttgttgtagagttaatgaaagttatcatgagcattgttatgtttaaagcagatgtcttaacaaatgtcagtaggtcgggaagattttaaaacgagcagttcattcataaatgtaatatagctgtggaaatacaaactggAAGtaaaaagacaacgagcgcaacgctgaaaaggggcggggctacataaggtctatatacAGGCAAGTATATGAGCCCAGACTTTGAACGCAACATGCTAAATGGTTAACCGTTTTCTTTATAGTGGTTTTCTATGGAAAAACAGTTAATGAGTAACTGTGTGTTGCGTTGATATTCAGGGTTCATCTGCTTGACTATATATAGTGTGTATTACTGAATGTGATCTTTTGATATCACCATCTCACTACATTAGTACTTAGTACAAACCTGGTAAAAATGACTGGCAGCTAACAGAGGAAAGACTTGTTTTGCCCTCCGAGTGGGCGGTTCTATGAAAACTATGAATTGTTGTTTTGCTGTGtgaatgtaattattaatcaaaatggCTTCTTTATAGATGCATTAAAGTAAGTGACTTATATGAATCACAAATTCCCATATAATTCAGTGGCAATGTTTTGATCCAGTTTGTTACTGGAAACATTGGAGTAGTTACTTGTCATTTTGGAATAGTGACTAGTAGCAAAGGAATAAGTACTGATATCTAATAAATATGTACTAGCAATTAATTCAAAAGATACTAGTCACCATAATACCACTAAGTAGTGGGATATAGTATTTAACGAATGGTAAAAATTTTAGTAGTCACTATTGGATTACCTGAAAGGGCTTGCCATAAatactttgcgtttagatcgacTTGGCCGTGCAGCAGACATTTGCTCTTTTGAGGGTTGCCTCAGTGTAAGAGTCAAAAGTAGGCTGACATTAAGAAGTGATTATTGAGCTGATCCTCAGTGAGTTGCTCCTGTTTCACTTCTGTTGTATCTAGTGGTGGGAAACTTTCACCCCAGATGCCTTGTTTGTGTGTTCTGAGCTATATAATTTTGTAATGCTTATTACTGAATGGCACTTTCCTGTTAAAAGAGCTGTTTTATGGTTCAGTGGCTCTCAGGAGTCCATTGATGACATGACAGGAAAAACTGAGCATGGTTTTTGTCGAACACCCCAAGTTGTCATAATCACATATTGTGATGCGTGCAGCTGAAGCTCTATAAATAAGTTGTCAGTCATGCTTACAGCCAACGACGCCCCTCAAACTGCTGGCAGATCGGGCAGCGTCCACTCTTTTAAATTTGATTACATTTGGAGCTCTGTGGTTGGGCTGTCTTTATAGATCCAGTGGATGATTGATCATCAAGACAGACGGTGCACTTATGTCTCAGTAATCACTGGAAGGACCATTAGAAGATGAGAGCGTGGAGACGGCGGGGGGCGGGCTACTGGAGTCAGAAATGAAGTTGTACAGGCAGAGGGTGCAGGAACGGATCAGTCATGTTTCTTCACAGAGGAGAGAATGAGCTATCTATTATTTATCTGCTGCTACTTTCACTGGCCTTCTTTTCGCCTCTAAATAGTGCACCAGCTA
The sequence above is drawn from the Megalobrama amblycephala isolate DHTTF-2021 linkage group LG13, ASM1881202v1, whole genome shotgun sequence genome and encodes:
- the ino80c gene encoding INO80 complex subunit C: MSASSEPGISKARDLNPATLSASKAQTAAALVAQARSKKRAISPATHTALQPINNNSKKKKTQPASSTTQAQVAPVEGTSEGKPTTAVDVETVTKSLPFKNPNFVHSGIGGAAAGKKNRTWKNLKQILAAEKALPWKITDPNYYSIDAPPSMKPAKKYSDISGLPANYTDPQTKLRFASTEEFSYVRQLPTDVVTGYLALRKATCIVP